A part of Kitasatospora acidiphila genomic DNA contains:
- the folE gene encoding GTP cyclohydrolase I FolE — protein MIDPVTLDGQSGIGTFDQKRAENAVRELLIAVGEDPDREGLLDTPARVARAYKEIFAGLWQEPEDVLTTTFDLGHDEMVLVKDIEVFSTCEHHLVPFQGVAHVGYIPSVSGKITGLSKLARLVDVYARRPQVQERLTSQVADSLMRILEPRGAIVVIECEHMCMSMRGIRKPGAKTITSAVRGQLRDPATRAEAMSLIMSR, from the coding sequence ATGATCGATCCGGTGACGCTCGACGGACAGTCCGGCATCGGTACCTTCGACCAGAAGCGGGCCGAGAACGCCGTTCGAGAGCTTCTGATCGCCGTCGGTGAGGACCCGGACCGCGAGGGTCTGCTGGACACGCCCGCTCGGGTGGCGCGCGCCTACAAGGAGATATTCGCGGGCCTGTGGCAGGAGCCGGAGGACGTGCTGACCACCACCTTCGACCTCGGCCACGACGAGATGGTGCTGGTCAAGGACATCGAGGTGTTCTCCACCTGCGAGCACCACCTGGTGCCGTTCCAGGGCGTCGCGCACGTGGGCTACATCCCGTCCGTCAGCGGCAAGATCACCGGCCTTTCCAAGCTGGCCCGGCTGGTCGACGTCTACGCCCGCCGCCCCCAGGTGCAGGAGCGCCTGACCAGCCAGGTCGCCGACTCGCTGATGCGGATCCTGGAGCCGCGCGGGGCGATCGTGGTGATCGAGTGCGAGCACATGTGCATGTCGATGCGCGGGATCCGCAAGCCCGGCGCCAAGACCATCACCTCGGCCGTCCGCGGCCAGCTGCGCGACCCCGCCACCCGCGCCGAGGCGATGAGCCTCATCATGAGCCGCTGA